Proteins from a single region of Haloplanus sp. GDY1:
- a CDS encoding MutS-related protein: protein MRLEDYWGVGPKTSERLREELGEAAAVEAIESADVRALTDAGITRGRATRILRRANDEAGMDALATRDTRQVYDDLLELASEYALTRHAADRIRVLTPLSSRAAVEDRLDDVDAAREAWTALDDAGRAAVIDAFEAYDAAEGSERAAVDAALALREAGLGGAAFDALGDVDPEALREAAEALEYVTAEGVAEGADDRLDDLRARLADARDLENSAFDVLERVRETGVRDLADFRGAFADYVDRETRLSRSAIEEAAPAEAHDAADFVSTALRALVDDLERRAAEREREVEDDLRASVADAREDVDRVLAAVDDVAFDLSLARFAEAHGLVRPTLGGDCLAVEGARSLFLSDPEPVTYAVGDHDLSPPTGDRVAVLTGANSGGKTTLLETCCTIALLAAMGLPVPADRAAVGSFDAVVFHRRHASFNAGVLESTLKSIVPPLTDDGRTLMLVDEFEAITEPGRAADLLNGLVDLTVDRGALGVYVTHLADDLSPLPDAARVDGIFAEGLTPDLDLRVDYQPRFGTVGKSTPEFIVSRLVANASDRAERGGFEHLAAAVGEEAVQRTLADAWEE, encoded by the coding sequence ATGCGACTGGAGGACTACTGGGGCGTCGGCCCGAAGACGAGCGAGCGCCTCCGCGAGGAACTGGGTGAGGCGGCGGCCGTCGAGGCCATCGAGTCGGCGGACGTGCGCGCGCTGACCGACGCGGGGATCACGCGCGGCCGGGCGACGCGCATCCTCCGCCGGGCGAACGACGAGGCCGGGATGGACGCCCTCGCCACCCGGGACACGAGACAGGTGTACGACGACCTGCTCGAACTCGCGAGCGAGTACGCCCTCACCCGGCACGCGGCCGACCGCATCCGTGTGCTGACGCCGCTCTCCTCCCGGGCGGCCGTCGAGGACCGCCTCGACGACGTCGACGCCGCCCGGGAGGCCTGGACCGCCCTCGACGACGCGGGGCGGGCGGCCGTGATCGACGCGTTCGAGGCGTACGACGCCGCCGAGGGCTCCGAGCGCGCCGCCGTCGACGCCGCCCTCGCGCTCCGGGAGGCGGGCCTCGGCGGGGCGGCCTTCGACGCTCTCGGCGACGTGGATCCCGAGGCCCTCCGCGAGGCGGCCGAGGCACTGGAGTACGTCACCGCCGAGGGGGTCGCCGAGGGGGCGGACGACCGCCTCGACGACCTGCGGGCCCGCCTCGCCGACGCCCGCGACCTGGAGAACTCCGCGTTCGACGTCCTGGAGCGGGTCCGCGAGACCGGGGTGCGCGATCTGGCTGACTTCCGGGGGGCCTTCGCCGACTACGTGGACCGCGAGACGCGGCTCTCGCGGTCGGCCATCGAGGAGGCCGCGCCCGCGGAGGCCCACGACGCCGCCGACTTCGTGAGCACGGCGCTCCGGGCGCTCGTCGACGACCTGGAGCGCCGGGCGGCCGAGCGGGAACGCGAGGTGGAGGACGACCTCCGTGCCTCGGTGGCCGACGCCCGCGAGGACGTCGACCGGGTGCTCGCCGCCGTCGACGACGTGGCGTTCGACCTCTCGCTGGCCCGCTTCGCGGAGGCACACGGCCTCGTCCGGCCGACCCTGGGCGGCGACTGCCTCGCCGTCGAGGGGGCGCGCAGCCTCTTCCTGTCCGATCCGGAGCCCGTCACCTACGCCGTCGGCGACCACGACCTGTCGCCGCCGACGGGCGACCGCGTGGCGGTCCTGACCGGGGCCAACAGCGGCGGGAAGACGACGCTTTTGGAGACCTGCTGTACGATCGCCCTGCTCGCGGCGATGGGGCTGCCCGTCCCGGCCGACCGCGCCGCCGTCGGCTCCTTCGACGCCGTCGTCTTCCACCGCCGGCACGCCAGCTTCAACGCCGGCGTGCTGGAGTCGACGCTGAAGTCCATCGTCCCGCCCCTGACCGACGACGGGCGGACGCTCATGCTCGTCGACGAGTTCGAGGCGATCACGGAGCCCGGCCGGGCCGCCGACCTGTTGAACGGGCTGGTCGACCTCACCGTCGACCGGGGCGCCCTCGGGGTCTACGTCACTCACCTCGCGGACGACCTGAGCCCGCTCCCCGACGCCGCGCGCGTCGACGGCATCTTCGCCGAGGGACTCACGCCCGACCTGGACCTGCGGGTGGACTACCAGCCCCGCTTCGGCACCGTCGGCAAGTCCACGCCG